A part of Desulfobacter sp. genomic DNA contains:
- a CDS encoding PAS domain S-box protein, with the protein MSHKIISLARRLSLLNSNPIDPSESKGEWQLTFDAMNAAVWIIDKDHFILRSNKTTEKLFNRKNDEIIGKRCWEIVHGTDAPIPQCPVLRVRKSLSRESMELFIGNRWFEVVVDPILDGDGNFVKAVHIVTDITDHKRTDERLKRSEALLSDAQELSKTGGWEWDVRQQKMYWTQALYHLHAFDPSKFEPGSADHISASLKCYAPEDRPVIMGAFERCARRGIAYDLEFPFTQSSGERIHIRTAAKPVWKDGQVEKVVGFLIDITDVKKVRDELIAQKERISKFFNSIDDAIFVHPFVEEGFARFSEVNDIACERYGYTREEFSGLSAKSITLESDISAHGKTEHRNKLLRAGRLVFETTHIKKSGETFPVEINSIIFHEKDNPLIVAVVRDITERKKDEEKREQLIGELQNALENIQKLQGLIPICSYCKKIRDDKGYWNQLEAYIEKHSDASFSHGMCPECSDKLYGDLDWYADMKKSKEKK; encoded by the coding sequence TTGAGTCATAAAATTATCTCGCTGGCGCGAAGACTGTCCCTGTTGAATTCCAATCCAATTGACCCTTCTGAAAGCAAAGGCGAATGGCAGCTGACATTCGACGCCATGAATGCGGCGGTCTGGATAATTGATAAAGATCATTTTATCTTGCGGTCCAATAAAACAACAGAAAAGCTATTCAATAGGAAAAATGATGAGATAATCGGCAAGCGATGCTGGGAGATTGTTCATGGGACCGATGCCCCTATCCCCCAATGCCCGGTGCTGAGGGTTCGGAAGAGCCTGAGCCGGGAGTCCATGGAACTTTTCATTGGAAATCGCTGGTTTGAAGTGGTGGTGGATCCGATTCTTGACGGAGATGGGAATTTTGTCAAAGCCGTTCACATCGTTACGGACATAACCGACCACAAACGGACAGATGAACGGCTAAAGAGGAGTGAAGCCCTGCTTTCGGATGCACAGGAGTTGTCCAAAACCGGCGGCTGGGAATGGGATGTCAGGCAACAGAAGATGTACTGGACCCAGGCGCTTTATCACCTGCATGCATTTGATCCCTCCAAATTCGAACCCGGTTCCGCCGACCATATTAGCGCCAGCCTTAAATGCTATGCGCCTGAAGACCGGCCTGTCATTATGGGGGCATTTGAGAGGTGTGCACGGCGTGGCATTGCCTATGACCTTGAATTCCCATTTACCCAGTCTTCCGGTGAACGGATTCATATCAGGACCGCTGCAAAACCTGTCTGGAAAGATGGGCAGGTTGAGAAAGTGGTCGGTTTTTTAATTGATATTACGGACGTTAAAAAAGTCAGAGACGAGTTAATCGCCCAGAAGGAACGGATTTCAAAGTTTTTCAATTCGATAGATGATGCCATATTTGTTCACCCTTTCGTGGAAGAAGGCTTTGCCCGGTTCAGTGAGGTGAACGATATTGCATGTGAGCGTTACGGCTATACGCGTGAAGAATTTTCAGGCCTTTCCGCAAAAAGTATCACATTGGAATCGGATATCAGTGCCCATGGAAAAACCGAGCATCGAAACAAATTGCTCCGGGCCGGCCGCCTGGTTTTTGAAACCACCCACATTAAAAAATCCGGTGAGACCTTCCCGGTGGAAATCAATTCAATCATATTCCATGAGAAGGACAACCCGCTTATTGTAGCAGTTGTAAGGGATATCACAGAGCGAAAAAAGGATGAAGAAAAAAGAGAGCAGTTGATTGGAGAATTACAAAATGCACTTGAAAATATCCAAAAGCTTCAAGGCTTAATACCCATCTGTTCCTATTGCAAAAAAATACGTGATGACAAAGGCTATTGGAACCAGCTGGAAGCGTATATTGAAAAACATTCCGATGCCTCTTTCAGCCATGGGATGTGCCCTGAGTGCTCCGATAAATTATACGGGGACCTGGACTGGTATGCGGACATGAAAAAAAGCAAGGAAAAAAAGTAA
- a CDS encoding AraC family transcriptional regulator has product MCPSMVDAAHKNKIDRVVDHIQANLDSKLTVKDLSRIACFSEFHFSRIFKAFMGESVYRFIRRLRLEKAAELLAARPGLSVTDVAFMCGFGSSAAFAKSFKSHFKVSAGQWRDRCSKQFPEGLEKNDPSCQIHFSRGAPVWNFPLEDGMRRVCLEQIPSLKVAYLRYVGPYQEDEELFDGLYRRLFHWALPKGFLTEAPQRFNIFHDNPEITPGGKLRVMAAIPVPGSILRSDAVGLFTLSGGLYGICRLQLKAGQFVNEWKWMFESWLASSGYELDNREMLERYRGEKLVEGQRVFDVDICIPVKAK; this is encoded by the coding sequence ATGTGCCCCTCTATGGTGGATGCCGCACATAAAAACAAAATTGACAGGGTGGTCGATCACATCCAGGCCAACCTGGATTCAAAGCTGACCGTAAAGGATCTCTCTCGGATTGCCTGTTTTTCAGAGTTCCATTTCAGCCGCATTTTCAAGGCCTTTATGGGGGAGTCTGTCTACCGGTTCATCCGCAGGTTGAGGCTGGAGAAAGCCGCTGAACTGCTGGCCGCAAGACCGGGACTGTCAGTGACTGATGTCGCGTTCATGTGTGGGTTTGGCTCTTCAGCCGCCTTTGCCAAAAGCTTTAAGTCCCATTTTAAGGTCAGCGCCGGCCAGTGGCGGGACCGCTGCAGCAAGCAGTTCCCTGAAGGGCTGGAAAAAAACGATCCATCCTGCCAGATCCACTTTTCACGGGGGGCCCCGGTGTGGAATTTCCCTCTTGAGGATGGGATGCGCAGGGTATGCCTTGAGCAGATTCCATCCCTGAAAGTCGCCTATCTTAGATATGTCGGACCGTACCAGGAAGATGAGGAACTGTTTGACGGCCTTTACAGACGCCTCTTTCACTGGGCCCTGCCCAAAGGCTTCTTAACTGAGGCACCGCAACGTTTTAATATTTTTCATGATAATCCCGAAATCACACCCGGCGGAAAGCTCCGGGTCATGGCCGCCATCCCGGTGCCCGGAAGCATTCTCCGTTCAGACGCCGTTGGCCTGTTTACCCTTTCCGGAGGCCTGTACGGGATATGCCGGCTGCAATTGAAAGCAGGCCAGTTTGTAAACGAATGGAAATGGATGTTCGAATCCTGGCTTGCTTCGAGCGGCTATGAACTGGACAACCGGGAGATGCTGGAGCGGTACCGGGGCGAAAAACTGGTGGAGGGCCAAAGGGTGTTTGATGTGGATATCTGTATCCCGGTAAAGGCAAAATAG
- a CDS encoding methyltransferase domain-containing protein produces MMKGAAMHQGLKNMMMSLICFMSYGKWQYRTAYDCIYRGQNNSRLLERIIKDVFGEEVPEDAAPMSFVTLSDLKRMAGLLALKPGACLADIACGRGGPGMWIARKTGTCLTGVDVSEEAVDAARKRIQSFGLASRAVFNCGSFYHTGLPASSCDGAICVDALWLAPDRGRALRELNRILKPGAKFVFTNWDGNIPFLPETHVTDLEDAGFEIEIYEETKGWKERQLSVYKRILQYSDALIDEMGQAHAMPLIKEARSTPPVLEKSTRILVSARKVSPSTGGRSQPVT; encoded by the coding sequence ATGATGAAAGGAGCCGCGATGCACCAGGGATTGAAAAATATGATGATGTCTTTGATCTGTTTTATGTCATATGGCAAATGGCAATACAGGACCGCCTACGATTGTATCTACCGGGGGCAGAACAATAGCCGCCTGCTTGAAAGAATCATCAAAGATGTGTTTGGGGAAGAGGTGCCTGAAGATGCGGCACCGATGAGCTTTGTGACCTTGAGCGATTTGAAGCGGATGGCCGGGCTTTTGGCGCTTAAACCGGGGGCCTGTCTGGCGGATATCGCCTGCGGCCGGGGAGGGCCGGGAATGTGGATTGCACGTAAAACAGGCACCTGCCTGACCGGTGTGGATGTTTCGGAAGAAGCGGTTGACGCCGCCAGGAAACGGATTCAGAGTTTCGGCCTGGCATCCAGGGCCGTTTTCAACTGCGGCAGTTTTTACCATACAGGCCTGCCGGCCTCAAGCTGCGACGGGGCAATCTGCGTGGATGCACTGTGGCTGGCACCGGATAGGGGCCGTGCCCTCAGGGAATTGAACCGCATCCTGAAACCTGGGGCCAAATTCGTTTTTACCAACTGGGACGGAAATATTCCATTTCTGCCTGAAACCCATGTCACCGACCTTGAAGATGCCGGATTCGAAATTGAAATATACGAAGAAACCAAGGGGTGGAAGGAGCGGCAGCTGTCGGTATATAAAAGAATTCTCCAATACAGTGATGCGCTCATAGATGAAATGGGGCAAGCCCATGCCATGCCGCTGATCAAAGAAGCCAGGTCAACCCCGCCGGTGCTGGAAAAGAGCACCCGGATACTGGTATCGGCCAGAAAGGTGTCGCCTTCAACGGGGGGCCGGTCGCAGCCTGTTACTTAA
- a CDS encoding PilZ domain-containing protein, with amino-acid sequence MDSTQNGRERRKLPRAVFSAEENLTAVASLADDDGRQKKFKVMNISRGGLGLAINRDAIYGIAAGGKLILDQITIGIAGKIAPCALPLEVAWVMDHEFLENVGMGCKFIDTRQGAIDDLVAFINQIFPGRIK; translated from the coding sequence ATGGACAGCACGCAGAACGGCAGGGAAAGGCGAAAGCTTCCAAGGGCAGTTTTTTCAGCAGAGGAAAATCTGACCGCCGTTGCCAGTCTGGCGGATGATGATGGCCGGCAAAAAAAATTCAAGGTGATGAATATCAGCCGGGGCGGCCTGGGCCTGGCCATAAACCGAGACGCCATTTATGGAATAGCTGCCGGCGGTAAACTGATTCTGGACCAGATTACCATCGGCATTGCCGGAAAAATAGCGCCCTGCGCCCTGCCCCTGGAGGTGGCCTGGGTGATGGACCATGAATTCCTTGAAAATGTGGGAATGGGCTGCAAGTTTATTGACACCCGCCAGGGCGCCATCGACGATCTCGTCGCCTTTATCAATCAGATCTTTCCAGGCAGGATTAAGTAA
- a CDS encoding ABC transporter ATP-binding protein produces the protein MSMGVNVSSLLSVQDLNTWFFSRKGTAKAVNGVSYDLEAGQVLGVVGESGCGKSVTAQSIMHLVPDPPGKIVGGKIVFHGRDMAPKDLVPMSRDEMRHIRGNRISMIFQEPMTSLNPVYTIGDQISEMFVLHKGYGKKQAMAAAADMLEKVQIPSPHKRVHDYPHQLSGGMRQRAMIAMALSCNPEVLIADEPTTALDVTVQAQILDLMMELREENDTAIQMITHDLGVIAEMADRVVVMYAGRVVEAGDTKDLFKTPLHPYTLGLLDSIPVLGRRTAGTHTQLNEIKGMIPSLFDLPKGCKFSNRCPHASDICETAEPELEAPEQGNAEDGHNVRCWLHSSPKKEDVL, from the coding sequence ATGAGTATGGGAGTGAATGTGTCATCTCTTCTTTCCGTTCAGGATTTGAATACCTGGTTTTTTTCCAGAAAGGGGACTGCCAAGGCGGTAAACGGAGTGTCCTACGATCTTGAGGCCGGCCAGGTCCTGGGGGTGGTGGGTGAATCCGGATGCGGGAAAAGCGTCACCGCACAGTCCATTATGCATCTGGTGCCGGACCCTCCCGGAAAGATCGTGGGGGGAAAGATCGTTTTCCATGGAAGAGATATGGCACCTAAGGACCTGGTTCCCATGTCCCGGGATGAAATGCGCCATATCCGGGGCAACCGGATTTCCATGATTTTCCAGGAGCCCATGACCTCCCTGAATCCTGTCTACACCATCGGCGACCAGATTTCTGAGATGTTCGTCCTGCACAAGGGATACGGGAAAAAACAGGCCATGGCCGCGGCTGCAGATATGCTGGAAAAGGTGCAGATCCCCTCTCCCCACAAGCGTGTACACGATTATCCCCACCAGCTATCAGGGGGCATGCGCCAGCGGGCCATGATCGCCATGGCCCTGTCCTGCAATCCAGAGGTCCTCATTGCCGATGAACCCACCACCGCCCTGGACGTGACCGTCCAGGCCCAGATCCTGGATCTCATGATGGAACTGAGGGAGGAAAACGATACCGCCATACAGATGATTACCCACGATCTGGGCGTGATCGCGGAAATGGCCGACCGGGTGGTGGTCATGTATGCCGGCCGTGTGGTGGAAGCCGGGGATACAAAAGATTTATTTAAGACCCCGCTCCATCCCTATACCCTGGGGCTGCTCGATTCCATTCCCGTGCTGGGACGGCGGACCGCCGGCACCCATACCCAATTGAACGAAATCAAAGGCATGATCCCCAGCCTATTTGATTTGCCTAAAGGGTGCAAATTTTCCAACCGCTGCCCCCATGCCTCGGATATCTGTGAGACGGCGGAACCGGAGCTTGAGGCGCCGGAGCAGGGCAATGCAGAGGACGGGCATAACGTCCGCTGCTGGCTTCACTCCTCCCCTAAAAAGGAGGACGTCCTATGA
- a CDS encoding ATP-binding cassette domain-containing protein yields the protein MTEAAITGSTAPLLKVEDLKVHFPIKKGLLARTVGHVHAVDGVSFELATGETLGIVGESGCGKTTAGMAAMHLTPPTGGNVFWQGRNMGEMGRGELRALRKEMQLIFQDPYSCLNPRMTVNQILSDPMDVHGLYTGRKRADRLAFLLETVGMSPEQGNRYPHEFSGGQRQRIGIARALALDPSLIIGDEPVSALDVSIQAQIINLLKRLKKKFDLSLVIISHDLAVVEYLCDRIIVMYLGKIVESADFASLYSDPKHPYTRTLLSAIPVPDPFRKKERIILQGDVPSPINPPSGCRFHTRCPDCMEICEQREPEMKAFGPGHRAACHLYGDA from the coding sequence ATGACTGAGGCCGCGATAACAGGAAGTACAGCCCCCCTGCTCAAGGTTGAGGACCTGAAAGTCCATTTCCCCATTAAAAAGGGGCTATTGGCCCGGACCGTGGGCCATGTCCATGCCGTGGACGGGGTCAGCTTTGAACTGGCAACGGGAGAAACCTTAGGCATAGTGGGGGAATCCGGCTGTGGGAAAACCACCGCCGGCATGGCGGCCATGCACCTGACCCCGCCCACCGGGGGAAACGTCTTCTGGCAGGGACGGAATATGGGCGAAATGGGCCGTGGGGAATTGCGTGCCCTGAGAAAAGAGATGCAGCTCATCTTCCAGGACCCTTATTCCTGCCTCAACCCAAGGATGACCGTGAACCAGATCCTGTCCGACCCCATGGATGTCCACGGCCTGTATACAGGCCGCAAACGGGCGGACCGCCTGGCCTTTCTGCTTGAAACCGTGGGCATGTCCCCGGAGCAGGGCAACCGCTACCCCCATGAGTTTTCAGGGGGCCAGCGCCAGCGCATCGGCATTGCCCGTGCCCTGGCCCTGGATCCCAGCCTGATCATCGGCGACGAGCCGGTGTCCGCCCTGGACGTTTCCATCCAGGCCCAGATCATCAACCTGCTCAAGCGGCTGAAAAAAAAGTTTGACCTTTCCCTGGTCATCATTTCCCACGACCTGGCCGTGGTGGAATACCTCTGCGACCGGATCATCGTCATGTACCTGGGGAAGATCGTGGAATCTGCGGATTTCGCCTCATTGTACAGCGACCCCAAACATCCCTACACCAGGACCCTGCTCTCGGCCATCCCCGTGCCCGACCCTTTCCGGAAAAAGGAAAGGATCATCCTTCAGGGGGATGTGCCCAGCCCCATCAACCCGCCTTCGGGGTGCCGGTTTCACACCCGCTGTCCCGACTGCATGGAAATCTGTGAACAACGTGAGCCGGAAATGAAGGCCTTCGGGCCCGGCCACCGCGCTGCCTGTCATTTATACGGGGATGCCTGA
- a CDS encoding ABC transporter substrate-binding protein, with protein sequence MKRSTLISIMLAIVLALPAYALARADLTVAVDYPPKSMNPHSYNSDANLSYMSNFFDGLLQRPAPAGKLAPALATEWARLDALTWKFKLRKGVKFHNGNDFNAADVKFTFERMKDPKFSKFLNIANSIASIETPDDYTVIFKTNKPVPWFAETMHQNFIVDKESSEKRDSGDYNTRAIGTGAYKFVEWVKGSYIRMEANADYWEGAPYFKTVEIKPITEDATRFAAIAARQADILSGVPVPMIDRIKKTPTIDLVSRPSRRCIYMDLGNKENTPYADIRVRKAIAMAINEDEIIKTIMRGQATPAAQVPDVATIGYDASLTRLPYDPAGAKKLLAEAGYPDGFEITIAGPNDRYINDKQICEAVAKYLAKVGLKVTLDVKPKSIFFDELASNKHSFYLIGWFDGSYDFGRSAQMLLHTVDADKGMGTYNGAMYSDAALDQGIISSAGILDRAEREKALQAVNKKSVEDVAWIPLHYQQDVYATLKASGVKFTPRPDRWIVVKEIKK encoded by the coding sequence ATGAAACGGAGCACCCTGATCAGTATCATGCTGGCCATCGTCCTGGCCCTGCCGGCCTACGCCCTGGCCCGTGCCGACCTCACCGTGGCGGTGGATTACCCGCCCAAGAGCATGAACCCCCACAGCTACAACTCGGACGCCAACCTGTCCTATATGTCCAACTTTTTTGACGGCCTGCTCCAGCGCCCGGCCCCGGCGGGCAAGCTGGCCCCGGCCCTGGCAACGGAATGGGCCCGGCTGGACGCCCTGACCTGGAAGTTTAAACTGAGAAAAGGGGTCAAGTTCCACAACGGAAACGACTTCAACGCCGCCGACGTCAAGTTTACCTTTGAACGGATGAAGGACCCAAAGTTCTCCAAGTTTCTGAACATTGCCAACTCAATTGCATCCATTGAGACCCCCGACGACTACACCGTCATTTTCAAGACCAACAAGCCCGTCCCCTGGTTTGCGGAAACCATGCACCAGAATTTTATCGTGGACAAGGAAAGTTCGGAAAAAAGGGACTCCGGCGACTACAATACCCGGGCCATCGGCACCGGCGCCTACAAGTTCGTTGAATGGGTGAAAGGTTCCTATATCCGCATGGAGGCCAATGCCGACTACTGGGAAGGCGCCCCCTATTTCAAAACCGTTGAAATCAAACCCATTACCGAGGACGCCACCCGGTTTGCCGCCATTGCCGCCCGCCAGGCCGACATCCTCTCCGGGGTGCCCGTACCCATGATCGACCGGATCAAAAAGACCCCCACCATCGACCTGGTCTCCCGGCCTTCCCGCCGGTGCATCTACATGGACTTGGGCAATAAGGAAAACACCCCCTATGCCGACATCCGGGTCCGCAAGGCCATTGCCATGGCCATCAATGAGGATGAAATCATCAAAACCATCATGAGGGGCCAGGCCACCCCGGCCGCCCAGGTGCCCGACGTGGCCACCATCGGCTACGACGCCTCCCTTACCCGTCTGCCCTACGATCCTGCCGGGGCCAAAAAACTGCTGGCCGAAGCCGGATACCCCGACGGGTTTGAGATCACCATCGCCGGCCCCAATGACCGGTACATCAACGACAAGCAGATCTGCGAAGCCGTTGCCAAGTATCTGGCCAAGGTCGGTCTCAAGGTCACCCTGGATGTAAAACCCAAATCCATATTCTTTGACGAACTGGCTTCCAACAAGCACAGCTTTTATCTCATCGGCTGGTTTGACGGGTCCTACGACTTCGGCCGTTCCGCCCAGATGCTGCTCCATACCGTGGATGCAGACAAGGGCATGGGCACCTATAACGGGGCCATGTACTCCGATGCCGCCCTGGACCAGGGAATCATCTCTTCCGCCGGCATCCTGGACCGGGCCGAACGGGAAAAGGCACTTCAGGCCGTCAATAAAAAATCCGTCGAGGATGTGGCCTGGATCCCCCTGCACTACCAGCAGGATGTATACGCCACCCTTAAGGCCTCGGGCGTGAAGTTCACCCCCCGGCCGGACCGGTGGATTGTGGTAAAAGAAATTAAAAAATAA
- a CDS encoding ABC transporter permease has product MARYIFQRLVQGVVVLLAVSFICFLIFRFTGDPVLMLAGKYATQQEREQVRVAYGLDKPFYVQYANFLGNALKGNFGKSYVSQVDAMDTILERFPATFELALSAITLSFVIGVALGVVVSLRPGSALSRFIMAGSLGGISVPTFLMGIIWVMVFAVYLEWLPPFGRGDTVQIGPWRTGFLTWDGIKHLIMPALTLSGYQLAVLLRLTRAGMREVLSEEYIKTAWAKGLSPFKVIVKHALRNVLIPVVTIAGLSFGELIAFSIVTESIFQWPGMGSLLLVSIFETDHPVIVTYIMLAAFIILSINILVDLLYGWLNPRIQYD; this is encoded by the coding sequence ATGGCCAGATATATATTTCAAAGATTGGTGCAGGGCGTTGTGGTCCTGCTGGCGGTCTCCTTTATCTGCTTTCTCATCTTCAGGTTCACCGGAGACCCGGTGCTTATGCTGGCAGGCAAATACGCCACCCAGCAGGAACGGGAACAGGTCAGGGTCGCCTACGGCCTGGACAAGCCCTTTTATGTCCAGTACGCCAATTTCCTGGGCAATGCCCTTAAGGGGAATTTCGGCAAATCCTATGTCTCCCAGGTGGATGCCATGGACACCATCCTGGAGCGGTTTCCCGCCACCTTTGAACTGGCCCTGTCGGCCATTACCCTTTCCTTTGTCATCGGCGTGGCCCTGGGGGTGGTGGTATCACTGCGTCCGGGCTCGGCCCTCTCCCGGTTTATCATGGCAGGTTCCTTGGGCGGGATTTCCGTGCCCACCTTTTTGATGGGAATCATCTGGGTGATGGTCTTTGCGGTCTATCTGGAATGGCTGCCCCCCTTCGGCCGGGGGGATACGGTGCAGATCGGGCCGTGGCGCACCGGGTTCCTCACCTGGGACGGGATCAAACATTTGATCATGCCGGCCCTGACCCTCTCGGGATACCAGCTTGCCGTGCTGCTGAGACTGACCCGGGCCGGTATGAGGGAGGTCCTCAGCGAAGAATACATCAAGACCGCCTGGGCCAAGGGGCTGTCCCCCTTTAAGGTGATTGTCAAGCATGCCCTGCGCAACGTGCTCATTCCCGTGGTGACCATTGCCGGCCTCTCCTTCGGGGAACTCATCGCCTTTTCCATTGTCACGGAATCCATTTTCCAGTGGCCGGGCATGGGCAGTCTGCTTCTGGTTTCCATCTTCGAGACCGACCACCCCGTGATCGTTACCTATATCATGCTGGCCGCCTTTATCATTCTTTCCATCAATATCCTGGTGGACCTGCTCTACGGGTGGCTGAACCCAAGGATTCAATATGATTAA
- a CDS encoding ABC transporter permease, with amino-acid sequence MLKQLEENPFIYSFLRDPSALFGAALILVFAFCAVFAPWLSPMDPYDLTSIDLGNFLLPPGWMEGGSISFPLGTDDQGRGILSTILYGLRTSLMVGFTVVIVSSISGIVLGMVGGYYGGVLDAFIMRCADTVFSFSTTLLAILLLGVFESRNIWTVVFAICIAGWVKYARTIRGSVLEVKENAYVTAAGASGAGDFRILFRHILPNVLPPVFVLMAVDLAVVIMLESTLSFLGVGVPITQPSLGMMISIGKNYIYAGMWWMVLFPGMTLILLVVAINLFSDWLRDEMNPKLARQN; translated from the coding sequence ATGCTGAAACAATTAGAAGAAAATCCATTTATCTATTCCTTTTTAAGGGATCCGTCGGCCCTCTTCGGGGCGGCCCTGATCCTGGTATTCGCCTTTTGTGCCGTTTTTGCCCCCTGGCTGTCTCCCATGGACCCCTATGACCTGACGTCCATTGACCTTGGCAATTTTTTACTGCCCCCGGGCTGGATGGAAGGGGGGAGCATCTCCTTTCCCCTGGGCACCGATGACCAGGGCCGCGGCATCCTTTCCACCATCCTCTACGGACTGCGCACCTCCCTTATGGTCGGGTTTACCGTGGTCATCGTCTCCTCCATTTCAGGGATTGTTCTGGGCATGGTGGGCGGATACTACGGCGGGGTGCTGGACGCCTTTATCATGCGGTGCGCGGATACGGTTTTTTCATTTTCCACCACCCTGCTGGCCATCCTGCTGCTGGGGGTGTTTGAGAGCCGGAATATCTGGACCGTGGTATTTGCCATCTGCATTGCCGGATGGGTGAAATACGCCCGGACCATCCGGGGCTCGGTGCTGGAGGTCAAGGAAAATGCCTATGTCACGGCGGCAGGCGCCTCGGGGGCAGGGGATTTCAGAATCCTTTTCCGCCACATTCTGCCCAATGTGCTTCCCCCGGTGTTTGTGCTCATGGCCGTGGATCTGGCCGTGGTGATCATGCTGGAATCCACCTTAAGCTTTCTGGGGGTGGGGGTGCCCATCACCCAACCCTCCCTGGGCATGATGATCTCCATCGGAAAGAACTATATTTATGCGGGCATGTGGTGGATGGTTCTGTTTCCCGGAATGACCCTGATACTTCTGGTGGTGGCTATCAACCTTTTTTCAGACTGGCTCAGGGATGAAATGAATCCCAAACTGGCCCGGCAAAACTAA
- a CDS encoding M20 family metallopeptidase: MKDYIASRCDTFVNDLKTIVNQDSSSGNSEGIAQVARFFEARFSKLGMACEISFEGEGKVPCFKAESLPGKTPYDLMCLGHMDTVFPEGEAAIRPFTQDGKRGYGPGVCDMKGGLLVVLHAMEALHHQGLLDKLSVCVAFNGDEETGSDNSRPWIEANAAQSRRVMVFEPCRPGYNMVRRRKGGGWFHVTARGCSAHAGADPEKGVNAVVELAHQITRINTLNDPVKGTSAQVTVVRGGDKVNIIPDEARASVDVRISKIEARETVENFFKELSATPHLPGAIIEISGGIDRPPMETGPGADALFDEIRACAEKLGITPGGISTGGCSDGNFTAAGGTPTVDGMGLVGANSHREDEYVELESITPMVSLLAGICHSLLPK, from the coding sequence ATGAAAGATTATATTGCTTCCCGTTGCGACACCTTTGTTAATGACCTGAAAACCATTGTAAACCAGGACTCCAGTTCCGGAAATTCCGAGGGCATTGCCCAGGTGGCCCGGTTTTTTGAAGCCCGGTTTTCCAAACTGGGCATGGCCTGTGAAATCAGTTTTGAAGGGGAGGGAAAAGTCCCCTGCTTCAAGGCCGAGTCCCTTCCTGGCAAAACCCCCTACGATCTCATGTGCCTGGGCCATATGGATACGGTATTCCCGGAAGGGGAGGCTGCCATCCGGCCCTTTACCCAGGACGGGAAGCGGGGGTACGGCCCGGGGGTCTGCGATATGAAAGGCGGGCTGCTGGTGGTCCTCCATGCCATGGAAGCCCTCCACCACCAGGGGCTGCTGGACAAACTTTCGGTCTGCGTGGCCTTTAACGGTGACGAGGAAACCGGTTCAGACAACTCCCGGCCCTGGATTGAGGCCAATGCGGCCCAAAGCCGCCGGGTCATGGTTTTTGAGCCCTGCCGCCCCGGATACAACATGGTCCGCCGCCGCAAGGGAGGGGGATGGTTCCATGTGACGGCCAGGGGCTGTTCCGCCCATGCCGGCGCCGATCCGGAAAAGGGGGTCAATGCCGTGGTGGAACTGGCCCATCAGATCACACGGATCAATACCCTGAACGACCCGGTAAAAGGGACATCCGCCCAGGTGACCGTCGTCCGGGGAGGAGATAAGGTTAATATCATCCCGGATGAGGCCCGGGCGTCGGTGGATGTCCGGATATCAAAAATTGAAGCGCGCGAGACGGTTGAAAACTTTTTTAAGGAATTGAGTGCAACCCCCCACCTTCCCGGTGCCATTATAGAGATCTCCGGCGGCATTGACCGCCCCCCCATGGAGACCGGCCCAGGTGCCGATGCGCTTTTTGATGAAATCCGGGCATGTGCTGAGAAACTCGGAATTACCCCCGGCGGCATTTCAACGGGCGGCTGTTCCGACGGCAATTTCACCGCAGCCGGAGGCACCCCTACCGTGGACGGCATGGGGCTGGTGGGGGCCAACTCCCATAGGGAAGACGAGTATGTGGAATTGGAGAGCATCACCCCCATGGTCAGCCTGCTGGCCGGTATCTGCCACAGCCTTCTTCCCAAATAG